Proteins from a single region of Paraglaciecola sp. T6c:
- a CDS encoding SlyX family protein: MQHIEADIEQLQMKVAFQEDTIEELNKALIKQQKQLELLEFQLSHVINKVKEIDVPSGDSQEVEPPPPHY; this comes from the coding sequence ATGCAACACATAGAAGCAGATATAGAGCAGCTACAAATGAAGGTGGCTTTTCAAGAGGACACCATAGAAGAACTAAACAAAGCCTTGATCAAGCAACAGAAGCAACTCGAACTGTTAGAGTTTCAGTTGTCTCATGTCATTAACAAGGTCAAAGAAATTGATGTGCCCAGCGGCGATTCACAAGAAGTTGAACCGCCACCGCCGCATTACTAG
- a CDS encoding YeiH family protein has translation MFGAVKRFFITGQDGTSSTRHHYGDSRWWLGLVLVTSIAFIATYLSHVSFVQHLGLSALTIGIVLGIIVGNTLFSRMATHTDVGVDYAKSTLLKAGVVLFGFRITFAQVAGVGWQGLITDIAILSLTFWLAVQLGKRVFKLDEQTTILIGAGSAICGAAAVMATEPVVKAQAHKVSVAVATVVVFGTLSMFVYPIAQGYLGLSEHAYGIFAGSTIHEVAQVVAAGSAVSPEAANAAVIEKMLRVMMLAPFLVLLSLWQSNKRATGKVVDGASSQGDSGKSNIMIPWFALLFIVASGINSSQLVSPDITEQVVHLDGVLLTIAMVALGLRTHIGAIRQAGVKPLLLASCLFLFLTLGGYGLNLVIAQWL, from the coding sequence ATGTTCGGGGCAGTTAAGCGTTTTTTCATTACGGGGCAAGATGGTACCTCAAGCACACGCCATCATTATGGCGATTCACGCTGGTGGTTAGGTTTAGTCTTAGTAACAAGCATCGCGTTTATCGCCACTTATCTGAGTCATGTTTCCTTTGTCCAACATCTTGGATTGAGCGCACTAACCATAGGTATTGTGTTGGGGATTATTGTTGGCAACACGCTATTTTCGCGTATGGCCACGCACACTGATGTAGGCGTAGATTACGCCAAGAGTACCTTATTAAAAGCCGGTGTGGTGTTATTTGGTTTTCGCATTACCTTCGCACAAGTGGCGGGAGTCGGCTGGCAAGGGTTAATTACTGACATCGCCATATTGAGCTTAACTTTTTGGCTGGCAGTGCAACTTGGTAAGCGTGTATTTAAGTTAGACGAGCAAACCACCATTTTGATTGGTGCCGGTAGCGCTATTTGTGGTGCAGCGGCGGTGATGGCTACAGAGCCTGTGGTAAAAGCTCAAGCGCACAAGGTTTCCGTCGCAGTCGCTACCGTGGTGGTGTTTGGCACCTTGAGCATGTTTGTTTATCCCATTGCCCAAGGTTACTTAGGCCTCAGTGAGCATGCATACGGTATTTTCGCTGGTTCAACGATTCACGAAGTGGCGCAAGTCGTGGCGGCAGGCAGTGCTGTTAGCCCTGAAGCCGCTAACGCGGCGGTGATTGAGAAAATGCTCAGGGTGATGATGCTTGCCCCGTTTTTAGTGCTGTTATCGCTGTGGCAAAGCAACAAGCGCGCTACGGGCAAAGTGGTCGACGGAGCTAGCTCACAGGGCGACAGTGGTAAAAGCAACATCATGATCCCCTGGTTTGCCCTACTATTTATTGTTGCCAGTGGGATTAATTCTAGCCAGTTGGTTTCACCTGATATTACCGAGCAAGTTGTGCATTTAGACGGCGTGTTACTTACCATTGCCATGGTGGCGTTAGGGCTGCGAACGCACATAGGCGCAATCCGCCAAGCTGGCGTAAAACCCTTGCTACTAGCAAGCTGTTTGTTTTTGTTCTTAACCCTAGGCGGATATGGGCTGAATTTAGTGATAGCTCAGTGGTTATAA
- the fkpA gene encoding FKBP-type peptidyl-prolyl cis-trans isomerase, whose amino-acid sequence MKKTAIAILITSAIGLTACGQQDTDLLKVEEQKLETEAQQQAYAMGASVGQFIEQKMNEQEALDVNLDKDLVVKGFVAALQGQSQLDMKEIQTLTLAMEAASREKQKAISDAKAETNIADGEKFLTENAEREGVTVTDSGLQYEVMSEGEGASPTAEDTVTVHYKGTLLDGTEFDSSYSRGEPATFPLSRVIPGWTEGVQLMKVGSKFKFFIPSELAYGERATGKITPNSTLVFEVELLDVASAEGAAE is encoded by the coding sequence ATGAAAAAAACCGCTATCGCGATTCTAATTACCTCAGCCATTGGCCTTACCGCCTGTGGTCAACAAGACACGGATTTACTAAAAGTTGAAGAGCAAAAGCTTGAAACAGAAGCACAGCAGCAAGCTTATGCAATGGGCGCGAGCGTGGGACAGTTCATCGAGCAAAAAATGAATGAACAAGAAGCACTAGACGTTAACCTCGATAAAGACTTAGTGGTTAAAGGATTTGTAGCGGCGCTACAGGGTCAGTCTCAGCTTGATATGAAAGAGATTCAAACGCTTACATTAGCTATGGAAGCGGCTTCACGTGAAAAGCAAAAAGCTATTTCTGATGCAAAAGCAGAAACAAACATTGCTGATGGCGAGAAATTCCTTACTGAAAACGCAGAGCGTGAAGGCGTAACAGTGACCGATTCAGGTTTACAGTACGAAGTCATGAGCGAAGGCGAAGGTGCATCTCCTACTGCTGAAGACACTGTAACCGTACATTACAAAGGCACATTGCTAGATGGCACTGAGTTTGACTCATCTTATAGCCGCGGCGAGCCAGCAACCTTCCCTCTTTCGCGCGTCATTCCTGGTTGGACCGAAGGTGTGCAGTTGATGAAAGTGGGCTCTAAGTTCAAATTCTTCATTCCATCTGAGCTGGCTTACGGCGAGCGCGCGACTGGAAAAATTACGCCTAATTCCACGCTAGTATTTGAAGTAGAGCTATTAGATGTTGCTTCTGCTGAAGGTGCTGCTGAATAA
- a CDS encoding YheV family putative zinc ribbon protein, whose protein sequence is MTTKIKKRFIAGATCPQCKSMDTLMLYFENNVEKMECVQCHYQQTQTDKEVTQASRQSENVIGVFKPE, encoded by the coding sequence ATGACGACGAAAATTAAAAAGCGTTTTATCGCTGGGGCCACCTGCCCTCAATGTAAAAGCATGGATACACTGATGCTTTACTTCGAGAACAATGTTGAAAAGATGGAATGTGTACAGTGCCATTATCAACAAACCCAAACAGATAAAGAAGTGACGCAAGCCTCTCGCCAAAGCGAAAACGTGATTGGCGTATTTAAACCCGAATAA
- a CDS encoding GH92 family glycosyl hydrolase — protein sequence MKILVNMAVAALTLAGVGCSVAKTPNDVTGETSQKTPAEYVNPFIGTSNFGATHPGAQYPHALTSVAPFNVAFEHKKLNEFEKDAAWNSRVYIHENKFLTGFTHVNLSGVGCPELGVINIMPTAGNLELDAQQYGSTYSNEQASPGYYQTTLDKYGIKAEATSTLRTGLSRYTFPAGQSNIIVNLGLGLTNETGGSLKVVSEQEIEGSRTVGTFCYNPQDVRPVYFVARFSKPAKALGTFKKMPAFTGVEGEWMQHNNSIKPYPNYQRVMSGDNIGAYMRFDTQANEQVEVKVGISYVSIENARQNLNTEQPDFAFDRTRKDAQDAWNSLLSRIEVQGSEHNKTLLYTGLYHSLIHPSIIQDVNGEYPIMSQQHTAKVGNTQGKNRYSVYSLWDTSRNLHPLLSLVYPEIQSQMVDSALSMYQESGWLPKWELLSMETQTMVGDPATAMIADTYLRGVHTFDVELAYQAMQKSADTVENNPIRPENPDYLNLGYVPVDDEEPFDGSVSTSLEYYVADFALGQLAKRLGRDQDAQKYLAQAQNYKTLFDESTGMLRPKKRSGDWLTPYDPELGRNFEPAPGYIEGNAWNYRFYVPFDMPGLIALNGGDSAFIAALNATFDTNNFDMGNEPDITYPYLFNYVQGQEHNTAQHVKRLIAKYFTNQSAGLPGNDDAGTMSAWLVFSLLGIYPVSPGDMDYALTSTAFDEVTIHLDSKYYAGKTLIITPLSQGQKQPSLNGDPLSKAFISHQQLTQGAKLRLKAQ from the coding sequence ATGAAAATATTAGTCAATATGGCAGTAGCTGCGCTTACTTTGGCCGGTGTCGGCTGTTCAGTTGCGAAAACGCCTAACGACGTTACCGGGGAAACATCGCAAAAAACACCTGCCGAGTATGTTAACCCGTTTATTGGCACCTCCAATTTTGGGGCGACCCATCCGGGGGCGCAGTACCCTCATGCACTCACATCGGTTGCGCCTTTTAACGTTGCGTTCGAACACAAAAAACTGAATGAGTTTGAAAAAGATGCCGCGTGGAATTCACGTGTATACATCCACGAAAATAAATTTTTGACTGGTTTTACTCATGTGAATTTAAGCGGGGTTGGTTGCCCAGAGTTGGGGGTCATTAATATCATGCCCACCGCAGGCAATTTAGAATTAGACGCCCAGCAATACGGCTCAACCTATTCGAACGAGCAGGCAAGTCCAGGCTACTACCAAACCACACTCGATAAATATGGCATCAAGGCAGAAGCCACCAGCACATTGCGTACAGGCCTAAGCCGCTACACCTTTCCCGCAGGCCAAAGCAATATCATTGTTAATTTGGGCCTAGGCTTAACCAACGAAACCGGCGGCTCTCTCAAGGTTGTGTCTGAGCAAGAAATTGAAGGCTCTCGCACGGTAGGCACGTTTTGCTATAACCCCCAAGACGTGCGCCCTGTGTACTTCGTAGCACGTTTTAGTAAACCAGCCAAAGCCTTGGGCACGTTTAAGAAAATGCCAGCGTTCACAGGGGTGGAAGGCGAATGGATGCAGCACAATAACAGCATCAAGCCTTATCCGAACTATCAGCGCGTTATGAGCGGTGACAATATCGGTGCTTACATGCGTTTCGATACACAGGCTAACGAGCAAGTTGAAGTCAAAGTAGGTATTTCTTATGTCAGCATCGAAAACGCGCGGCAGAACCTAAACACTGAACAGCCCGACTTTGCCTTTGATCGCACCCGCAAAGACGCCCAAGACGCTTGGAATAGCTTACTCTCACGCATCGAAGTACAAGGTAGCGAGCATAACAAAACGCTGCTTTACACTGGCCTGTATCACAGTTTAATTCACCCTAGTATCATTCAAGATGTGAACGGCGAGTACCCGATCATGAGCCAGCAACACACGGCGAAAGTGGGCAATACGCAGGGTAAAAATCGCTATTCGGTATATTCACTGTGGGACACGAGTCGTAACCTGCATCCATTGCTAAGTTTGGTCTACCCTGAAATCCAATCACAAATGGTTGATTCTGCTCTTAGTATGTATCAAGAAAGTGGTTGGTTACCCAAGTGGGAGTTACTCAGCATGGAAACCCAAACCATGGTCGGTGACCCAGCTACCGCCATGATTGCTGACACCTATTTACGCGGCGTACACACCTTTGATGTAGAGCTGGCTTACCAAGCCATGCAAAAATCCGCAGACACGGTAGAAAACAACCCTATTCGCCCTGAGAACCCAGACTACCTGAATTTAGGGTATGTGCCTGTTGATGACGAAGAGCCGTTCGACGGTAGCGTGTCTACCAGTCTTGAATATTATGTGGCGGACTTCGCTCTAGGTCAGCTTGCAAAACGTTTAGGTCGCGACCAAGATGCGCAAAAGTACCTGGCCCAAGCACAGAACTATAAAACGTTATTTGATGAAAGTACTGGCATGCTGCGCCCGAAAAAACGCAGTGGTGACTGGTTAACCCCTTACGATCCCGAATTAGGGCGCAACTTTGAACCCGCACCGGGTTACATTGAAGGCAATGCATGGAATTACCGCTTCTATGTGCCTTTTGATATGCCAGGTTTAATTGCGTTAAATGGTGGTGACAGTGCTTTTATAGCTGCATTAAACGCCACCTTCGATACCAACAACTTCGATATGGGTAACGAACCCGACATTACTTACCCTTACCTATTTAACTACGTGCAAGGCCAAGAGCATAACACCGCGCAGCATGTAAAAAGGCTGATAGCGAAGTACTTTACCAATCAATCGGCTGGGCTGCCCGGCAATGACGATGCTGGCACTATGTCAGCATGGTTAGTCTTCAGCTTATTAGGCATTTACCCTGTGTCTCCTGGAGACATGGACTATGCCCTAACGAGTACAGCGTTTGACGAAGTGACCATTCACCTCGACTCAAAATATTATGCAGGCAAAACCCTGATCATAACCCCTTTGAGCCAAGGGCAAAAACAGCCTTCACTTAATGGCGATCCGCTAAGTAAGGCATTTATTAGCCATCAGCAACTCACCCAAGGTGCGAAGTTGCGCTTAAAAGCTCAGTAA
- a CDS encoding LysR family transcriptional regulator, translating into MNLHALRVFHSVAHLGSFSQAAEALYISQPAVSKALKELEHQLGMQLIERAAKGKKLALTQGGQSLFNHARSIFAIEQAALEDVRARTGLKQGTLVIGASTTIAGYWLAPYLARFNQQYPKIKVEVQVANTAQIEQALLACTIDFALVEGSASDPHISSQHWQDDPMSIVYSSSLKPADDKEKWLSEQRWLLREPGSGTRQMSFSLLAEQGIAVNDSMQLGSNEAIARGVTQGMGVALLPQVVTEDLLALKKLKVISTQKSKLLSRPLYQLEYRDRPSSPAANAFAQILYQAVN; encoded by the coding sequence ATGAATTTACATGCGCTTAGGGTTTTTCATAGCGTTGCTCATTTGGGCAGTTTCTCCCAAGCGGCTGAGGCGCTTTATATTAGCCAACCCGCGGTTTCAAAAGCACTCAAAGAGCTTGAACATCAACTGGGTATGCAACTCATTGAGCGAGCAGCTAAAGGAAAGAAGTTAGCTTTAACCCAAGGTGGGCAGAGCTTGTTTAATCATGCCCGCAGTATTTTTGCGATTGAACAAGCGGCACTTGAGGACGTAAGAGCACGCACAGGATTAAAACAAGGCACTCTGGTTATAGGCGCCAGCACCACTATAGCCGGTTACTGGCTAGCGCCTTATTTAGCGCGTTTTAATCAACAATACCCGAAAATTAAAGTAGAAGTGCAAGTAGCCAATACCGCGCAAATTGAACAGGCATTACTGGCCTGCACCATTGACTTTGCATTGGTGGAAGGGAGTGCAAGCGACCCACACATTAGCAGCCAGCATTGGCAAGACGACCCCATGAGTATTGTGTATTCAAGCTCCTTGAAACCCGCAGATGACAAAGAAAAATGGCTAAGCGAGCAACGCTGGTTGCTGCGGGAGCCTGGCTCGGGCACCCGGCAAATGTCATTTTCGCTATTGGCCGAACAAGGCATAGCAGTGAATGACAGTATGCAACTAGGCAGTAATGAGGCGATAGCTCGTGGCGTCACTCAAGGAATGGGAGTGGCGTTATTGCCCCAAGTTGTCACCGAAGATTTACTTGCGCTGAAAAAATTAAAGGTAATTTCTACTCAAAAAAGCAAGCTGTTGTCTCGGCCTTTGTACCAGCTAGAATACCGTGACCGGCCATCGTCACCGGCAGCTAATGCCTTTGCGCAGATCTTGTATCAGGCAGTTAACTAA
- a CDS encoding GNAT family N-acetyltransferase gives MSQQLETDRLILRNWKASDYEPFYALNSDLEAMRYFPSPYTRAQSDHLADKCQSLIQRRGWGLWAVSEKEDEAFIGFVGLHTPNANMPCSPCVEIGWRLLPQYWGNGFATEGAKKALEYAFNELGLPEVVSFTSKKNQPSRAVMARIGLQDSLNNFIHPDIAPEHPLAEHVLYHITRNAWLEQTSQSGK, from the coding sequence ATGTCTCAGCAACTGGAAACTGACAGGCTCATATTGCGAAACTGGAAGGCAAGCGACTATGAGCCATTCTACGCGTTAAATTCTGACCTTGAGGCCATGCGTTATTTTCCTTCCCCCTATACTCGGGCGCAAAGCGATCACTTAGCGGACAAATGCCAATCTTTGATTCAGCGGCGAGGGTGGGGTTTGTGGGCGGTGAGTGAGAAAGAGGATGAGGCGTTTATTGGCTTTGTGGGTTTGCATACGCCAAATGCAAACATGCCGTGCTCCCCTTGTGTTGAGATAGGCTGGCGTCTGCTTCCTCAATATTGGGGTAATGGCTTCGCCACTGAAGGGGCGAAAAAGGCGTTAGAATATGCGTTTAATGAGCTGGGGCTGCCAGAGGTGGTCTCGTTTACTTCAAAAAAGAATCAACCTTCTCGGGCCGTTATGGCGCGAATTGGATTGCAAGATTCACTCAATAACTTTATTCACCCAGATATTGCCCCTGAGCATCCGTTAGCGGAACATGTTTTATATCACATCACCCGAAATGCCTGGCTTGAGCAAACAAGTCAAAGCGGCAAGTGA
- a CDS encoding ATP-binding cassette domain-containing protein encodes MIQISDLSLMRGNKTLLHETNAVLYPGHKAGLIGANGCGKSSLFALIRGELHPEQGECNIPKDWQVVSVAQETPAVERSALDYVIDGDKLYRRLQAELRAAEDAHDGVKIAALHGQLDHAGAYDIESRAATILAGLGFANDAIARPVTAFSGGWRMRLNLAQALLCHSDLLLLDEPTNHLDLDAVIWLEKWLQRYAGTLLLISHDKSFLDSTVNEIISVEQQQLVSYTGNYDAFERQRAERLRLQNLQFQKQQDKIAHLESFINRFGAKASKAKQAQSRVKQLEKMETLLPALAASQFSFEFFMPPKLPNPLVKMEQVRLGYDDTIILEKLHLNLVPGSRIGLLGRNGAGKSTLIKLLAGEKEPMQGIYETSAGLRIGYFAQHQLEYLRADDSALAHIQRLDPKATEQSLRDYLGGFGFRGDDALGRVAPMSGGEKARLVLALTVYQKPNLLLLDEPTNHLDLDMRHALNMALQGFEGAMVLVSHDRFLLTSVCDDFYLVDNQQVTMFDGDLDDYRDWLLKSDREKQSADKLATAKGAADKEGAENKEPKLDRKIIKRLEAEFRQATQSLRKTVQTQEKKMAELEAKLEGIEQKMADPDIYNADKKAELKVLLADQASCKVAQEEAEMLWLDAQEQIEAKQAEFDAQVTG; translated from the coding sequence ATGATCCAAATTTCTGATTTATCCCTTATGCGTGGCAACAAAACCTTGCTACATGAAACCAATGCAGTGCTGTACCCAGGGCATAAAGCAGGTCTTATCGGTGCAAATGGCTGTGGAAAATCCAGCTTGTTTGCGCTTATTCGGGGAGAATTACACCCTGAGCAAGGCGAGTGCAATATCCCTAAAGACTGGCAGGTCGTATCCGTTGCCCAGGAAACCCCAGCAGTTGAACGCTCAGCCCTTGATTATGTGATTGACGGCGACAAGCTATACCGCCGCTTACAGGCAGAATTGCGTGCAGCGGAAGACGCCCATGATGGCGTTAAAATCGCCGCGCTACACGGCCAATTAGACCATGCAGGTGCTTACGATATTGAATCCCGCGCGGCCACCATATTAGCGGGCTTAGGTTTTGCGAACGACGCTATTGCCCGTCCGGTCACCGCGTTTTCAGGTGGTTGGCGTATGCGTTTGAACTTGGCGCAAGCACTTTTATGCCATTCAGATTTATTACTGCTTGATGAGCCCACCAACCACTTAGATTTAGACGCTGTCATTTGGCTTGAAAAGTGGTTGCAGCGCTACGCTGGCACCTTGTTACTGATATCTCACGATAAGTCCTTTTTGGATAGCACAGTGAACGAAATTATCAGCGTTGAGCAACAGCAACTGGTTAGCTACACAGGTAACTACGATGCCTTCGAGCGCCAACGTGCAGAGCGCTTGCGCTTACAGAACCTACAGTTTCAGAAGCAACAAGATAAAATTGCCCATTTAGAGTCGTTTATCAATCGTTTCGGTGCTAAAGCGAGCAAGGCCAAGCAGGCTCAAAGTCGTGTGAAGCAACTGGAGAAAATGGAAACCTTATTGCCAGCGCTTGCCGCTTCACAGTTTAGTTTTGAGTTTTTTATGCCGCCCAAATTACCTAACCCACTGGTAAAAATGGAGCAGGTACGACTGGGGTACGACGACACAATTATCTTGGAAAAACTGCATCTCAATTTAGTGCCCGGTAGCCGCATTGGGCTACTTGGTAGAAATGGTGCGGGTAAATCAACGTTAATCAAACTACTTGCTGGGGAAAAAGAGCCCATGCAAGGCATTTACGAAACCTCAGCAGGTTTGCGCATTGGCTATTTTGCTCAGCATCAATTGGAATATTTGCGCGCTGACGACTCAGCTCTCGCCCATATACAGCGCCTCGATCCAAAAGCCACCGAACAAAGTCTGCGGGATTATTTAGGCGGCTTTGGTTTTAGGGGGGATGATGCCCTAGGACGTGTGGCCCCCATGTCGGGGGGGGAAAAAGCGCGCTTAGTGTTGGCGCTAACTGTGTATCAAAAGCCTAACTTGTTGCTACTCGATGAGCCTACCAACCATTTAGACTTAGACATGCGTCATGCACTGAATATGGCCCTTCAGGGGTTTGAAGGGGCAATGGTTTTGGTATCCCATGATAGGTTCTTGCTAACGTCTGTTTGTGATGATTTTTACTTGGTGGATAACCAGCAAGTCACCATGTTTGATGGGGATTTAGATGACTATCGTGATTGGTTGCTAAAATCAGACCGAGAAAAACAATCAGCCGATAAGCTGGCGACAGCTAAAGGTGCTGCTGACAAAGAGGGCGCTGAGAACAAAGAGCCAAAGCTAGATCGTAAAATTATTAAGCGCCTAGAGGCTGAATTTAGGCAAGCGACGCAATCTCTGCGCAAAACGGTGCAAACCCAAGAGAAAAAAATGGCCGAGCTTGAAGCCAAACTTGAAGGTATAGAGCAAAAAATGGCAGACCCAGATATTTACAATGCTGATAAAAAAGCCGAGTTAAAAGTGCTATTAGCGGACCAAGCGAGTTGCAAAGTTGCCCAAGAAGAAGCAGAAATGCTGTGGCTAGATGCCCAAGAGCAAATTGAAGCCAAACAGGCAGAATTTGATGCTCAGGTGACGGGTTAG
- the greB gene encoding transcription elongation factor GreB, whose translation MKTKLITPEGYKKLNDEHDELWLKQRPEITKIVTWAASLGDRSENADYQYNKRKLREIDRRVRYLRKLLPELQIVNYSPQQAGKVFFGAWVEIENDEGETKQFRIVGPEEIYGDAKGYISIDSPMARALIKKEVDDVASVKTPTGYKDWYVTSIEYKK comes from the coding sequence TTGAAAACAAAACTCATTACCCCTGAAGGCTACAAAAAACTCAACGACGAGCATGATGAACTGTGGCTAAAACAACGCCCAGAGATCACTAAAATCGTCACATGGGCAGCCAGCTTGGGTGACAGAAGTGAAAATGCGGATTACCAATACAACAAGCGAAAGTTGCGAGAAATCGACAGACGCGTTCGCTACCTACGCAAGCTCCTGCCTGAACTACAAATCGTTAATTACTCCCCTCAGCAAGCGGGTAAAGTATTCTTTGGTGCCTGGGTAGAGATTGAAAACGATGAAGGCGAAACAAAGCAATTTCGCATTGTCGGCCCAGAAGAAATCTACGGCGATGCTAAAGGCTACATTTCTATCGACTCCCCCATGGCCAGAGCGTTAATCAAGAAAGAAGTAGATGATGTCGCCAGTGTCAAAACCCCCACCGGCTACAAAGACTGGTACGTCACCTCGATTGAATATAAAAAATAG
- a CDS encoding WD40 repeat domain-containing protein, producing MTVLLRLSLILLLLTGCSGQSSTPVTSWRHADDGAYAADISADASLAVVSSVTGGIAVWDLKKNEKRYTWQHQGEGNNLVANVHIAFDNSYVVTSDRDAFALWNVASGEPEGFWRIDESSIRDVAVSNQGRGILVGRGNGKVMFFEPKTGRRLEFLGHQEKVNSVDLSPNGFYALTGGNDYTAYLWDTRTGQVIHSFTHSSRVTKVALDDEGRYGFTADSKRDARVWDLVTGEEVSNLHYLARQKIFSSAAFSQDGQYLLTGSPAKRLNLWRVTDGKEIQEWQVSPREGSRPQTAVVYGVGFAKDKQIVSESSSGLAEFWQINQ from the coding sequence TTGACCGTCTTGTTACGATTAAGTTTAATTTTATTATTGCTAACTGGCTGTAGCGGGCAATCGTCAACACCAGTAACCTCGTGGCGACATGCTGATGATGGCGCCTATGCCGCTGATATATCAGCGGATGCGTCGCTAGCTGTGGTGTCGAGCGTTACGGGGGGCATAGCGGTTTGGGACCTGAAAAAAAATGAAAAACGCTACACTTGGCAGCACCAAGGCGAGGGAAATAATTTAGTCGCTAATGTACACATCGCTTTTGATAATAGTTATGTGGTGACATCTGACCGTGACGCCTTTGCCCTTTGGAATGTGGCCAGTGGCGAGCCAGAAGGCTTCTGGCGTATCGATGAGTCAAGTATTCGTGATGTGGCGGTATCAAACCAAGGGCGGGGGATACTGGTTGGCCGAGGCAATGGTAAGGTAATGTTTTTTGAGCCCAAAACCGGTCGGCGTTTAGAGTTTTTAGGGCATCAAGAAAAAGTGAACAGTGTGGATTTGTCTCCTAATGGTTTTTACGCCCTTACCGGTGGCAATGATTACACTGCTTATCTGTGGGATACCCGAACAGGTCAGGTTATTCATAGTTTCACCCATTCAAGTCGCGTGACCAAAGTGGCGTTAGACGATGAAGGGCGCTACGGCTTTACCGCCGATAGTAAGCGTGATGCTAGGGTGTGGGACTTAGTCACAGGTGAAGAAGTGAGTAATTTGCATTACCTTGCCCGGCAGAAAATATTCAGCAGCGCCGCGTTTTCACAAGACGGCCAGTACTTGTTAACGGGCTCACCCGCTAAGCGATTAAATTTGTGGCGCGTGACCGATGGAAAAGAAATACAAGAATGGCAGGTGTCACCCAGAGAAGGCAGCCGTCCGCAGACCGCAGTGGTATACGGGGTGGGATTTGCTAAAGACAAACAAATTGTGTCAGAAAGCAGCAGTGGTTTAGCTGAATTTTGGCAAATAAATCAGTAA